Proteins from a genomic interval of Aspergillus flavus chromosome 7, complete sequence:
- a CDS encoding armadillo-type protein, with protein MDDFPWDQVKSGDLESLLVVLFSSSTSRRIRALQELRERIGSDLPQQAREPLLGLLFKTYPRYVDRPSRQAVQQCLRSLLKTPVPTDDLKYLTQKLQAEASKSALSSTSALVLLEWCSVILQALSNDSETPLSVVLDIIAANAKVLETCLASNPRPPVKQSALRVTRRALRTVFSSVTWGDDAIRQSTRRLTSDSTSGHKNAPFLGVISGVCARLPAKKPVLEGEKKSITNFYVKELVGSKTAPPAHIVDALSDFFVSFVSYEDVMSDIIPPLEKAILRSPEVVLSGLVPSLCSSLPDQMDLSEILHSKLLKHLLSSMKSNNAAIRQGAVQSFESLLSRSKTEDLLLKVTTEVVGPLKTQKITNPEQRAVYAQALSATLPSTDVSKEVVQGFVPVFARESNEAALEQEIKAFCKHLAFLVQHKVKFNDDVINAIVKGSAEKRIPFRKLWQLSVGELLWNADTATLVSAEVEPFVTKFISKMKDLFNEVASNPLPSAQNGSLSTAYVFLALAERLSSVQGFDKATWEELVAQMMALSPKPSLLLNPKAYSKLTTQGEVEWVTRTLAAVSSGSKFESAEDAAKIAWGQAFIYTITIPGLHSNFRERSASILSEVHLKRVGFFGRIIIDSLWSWILSLRTSEKESAPVSAGSESLKFLHLVVKAICSPVSSLPEPEKASSELKNQLIELIVIGRPELIPNVSWITLCLRTGIDPGNLVREFADESMNQLTRVHDDPVQSRVPQVDDAIWSAAGELAFVAPDAMVSRLVAQIKDDLDVSRVSKFTPTDVAIARTPEGTMFVDVLSTKSKPAFDKNTKDYDILKWEEELRVQLAEKKGQKQKKLTADEQSKVKAQLAKESKIREEVLRAVKRIERGAGIMQGLASGPAVEADGWINTAVGSLLSLVKAGAGLLAGEVVSKAYTKCAEKVSSRLGPLRTSVGVATLRALGRSQLPPEMEAEPLGQLVTRILYRLRFASEQRPFDVTSLAYILPLVLLVLSGNGIDEQKGEEEGEQVLLALEFMSFHSGSFTDERLPRAEVLDHLITSMQKYTQHYKLIKDTLFDLCRCISPTLNNAELDILLQGAIVSDASVRTAILQAIDAEIDLTDLDFSEHIWLECHDHVEENAEIAETIWDDNALEVDDSSYGKIIPYLASKDSQLRNAAARALAHALESNPAKFDEVFSELQAKYESEAKPKVPEKDIYGMPKKMDMADHWEFRSGIALAFTAMTNGFEGEQIVSFLRFLIERGPLIDRSPVVRAQMADSGRSVIAERGQHKVEELMNILETTLETSDKGSETSDLLNEAVVVLYGSLARHLKADDPRLQTVIKRLLATLPTPSESVQSAVSGCLPPLIRLSGSQSAGYVQEMLDQLLQSKKYATQRGAAYGLAGIVSGRGVLSLREFQIMAHLRAATENKKEPHQRQGALLAYELFATILGRTFEPYVIQIVPQLLASFGDPNADVRDACLDAAKACFSNLSSYGVKKILPTLLDGLDDTQWRSQKGACDLLGAMAYLDPQQLAASLPDIIPPLTVVLNDTHKEVRNAANRSLQRFGEVISNPEIKSLVNVLLKALSDPTKHTDEALDSLIKVSFVHYLDAPSLALVVRILERGLGDRSNTKRKSAQIIGSLAHLTERKDLTSHLPIIVSGLQLAIVDPVPTTRATASKALGSLIEKLGEDALPDLIPNLMSTLKSDTGAGDRLGSAQALSEVLAGLGTTRLEETLPTILQNVSSSKPAVREGFMTLFIFLPACFGNSFATYLGKIIPPILSGLADDVESIRETSLKAGRLLVKNFSSKAIDLLLPELERGLADDSYRIRLSSVELVGDLLFSITGITAKADGEEEEEEAHQAGQSLLEILGEERRNRVLSALFICRCDTSGLVKSAAMGVWKALVASPKTLKDMVPTLSQLIIRRLGSSNMEQKVIASNALGDLIKKAGETVLSSLLPSLEEGLQTSPDVDVKQGICIALRELITSATAEALEDYEKVLISTVRVALVDNDEDVREAAAEAFDALQQILGKKAVDQVLPHLLLLLRNEEDAEQALSALLTLLTEQTRANIILPNLIPTLLTSPISSFNAKALASLAEVASSAMTRRLPTILNALMDNIISTTDDAIRDELCNAFDTVLVSVDEFDGLNVVMNVMLSLMKHDDHLRRAQAAVHLNKFFSDATIDYSRYHQDLIRVLLISFDDNDKAVVKAAWTALSSLTSHMRKEEMEVLAIPTRQVLRGVGVPGANLPGFSLPKGITAILPIFLQALLNGSVEQRTQAALAIGDIIDRTAADSLKLFVTQITGPLIRVVSERSVDIKCAIFYTLNKLLGKIPLAVKPFLPQLQRTFARGLADTTSETLRDRAAKGLGILITLTPRVDPLIAELITGTKTADVGVRNAMMKALQEVVGKAGANMSEASKNSILALIDDDASDQTDSVAITNAKLLGALVKVLPPATATPLIKNRVLTTHPTHASILGLNALLLDSPSSLTENFAAETISVICQGVTNKDTFIADNSVLAAGKYLLIDDEHRSFENNKAIFEALAPCIQPGAPSDTRRLALVVMRTVSRLHPELTRPHLALLAPPIFASVRDMVIPVKLAAEAAFLAIFSVVESESAVFDKYMAGPGAELAQGPKRSMSDYFKRIALRLASQSRERKEAEGGQGGLGLSNDEVEDEKELWSIGKVDLGEGPVDE; from the exons ATGGACGATTTTCCATGGGATCAGGTGAAATCTGGAGACCTGGAGAGCCTGTTGGTCGTTCTCTTTTCGAGTTCGACATCTCGCAGAATTCGTGCTCTCCAGGAACTCCGCGAGAGAATCG GGTCCGATCTGCCACAACAAGCCCGTGAGCCTCTCCTTGGGCTCCTCTTCAAGACCTATCCTCGCTATGTCGATCGCCCCTCCCGTCAAGCCGTTCAGCAGTGTCTCCGCTCGCTTCTCAAGACCCCGGTCCCGACCGACGACCTAAAATATCTCACACAGAAGCTGCAGGCTGAGGCGTCCAAATCTGCATTGTCATCTACCTCTGCGCTCGTGCTGCTCGAATGGTGCTCGGTTATCTTACAGGCTCTAAGCAATGATTCAGAAACACCGCTTTCGGTCGTATTAGACATTATCGCGGCGAATGCGAAGGTACTTGAGACTTGTTTGGCCTCTAACCCCAGACCTCCAGTGAAGCAGTCGGCTCTTAGAGTCACGAGACGTGCGCTGCGGACTGTCTTCTCGTCGGTAACTTGGGGCGATGATGCCATCCGCCAGTCCACTCGTCGATTGACTAGCGATTCAACTTCGGGACATAAGAATGCTCCCTTCCTGGGAGTCATCTCCGGCGTGTGCGCCCGCCTTCCGGCCAAGAAACCTGTTttggaaggggaaaagaagtcaaTTACCAATTTCTATGTCAAGGAATTAGTTGGGTCGAAAACCGCACCACCAGCTCACATCGTAGATGCTCTCTCCGACTTTTTCGTCTCTTTCGTTTCCTACGAGGATGTCATGTCCGACATAATACCACCTCTAGAAAAAGCCATTTTGCGTTCCCCGGAGGTGGTTCTCAGCGGATTAGTGCCTTCATTGTGCTCGTCATTACCCGATCAAATGGACTTATCGGAGATCCTGCATTCAAAGCTGTTGAAGCACCTTCTCTCCAGCATGAAGTCGAACAATGCAGCCATCAGACAGGGTGCTGTGCAGTCGTTTGAGTCGTTGCTCTCAAGGTCGAAAACTGAAGATTTGCTTCTTAAAGTCACAACCGAAGTTGTTGGCCCTTTGAAGACCCAGAAAATTACAAATCCAGAGCAACGCGCCGTATATGCTCAAGCGCTCTCAGCTACGCTACCTTCCACTGATGTCTCGAAGGAGGTGGTGCAGGGGTTTGTTCCTGTATTCGCACGAGAGTCTAACGAAGCTGCACTGGAACAGGAAATCAAAGCATTCTGTAAACATCTAGCATTTCTCGTCCAACACAAGGTAAAATTCAACGATGATGTTATAAACGCCATCGTCAAGGGATctgcagagaaaagaattCCATTCCGAAAGCTTTGGCAGCTGAGTGTGGGAGAATTACTCTGGAACGCCGATACAGCGACCCTAGTTAGTGCTGAAGTTGAGCCGTTCGTGACCAAATTCATAAGTAAAATGAAGGATCTGTTCAACGAAGTGGCTTCTAACCCCTTGCCGTCGGCCCAGAATGGCTCGTTATCGACGGCTTATGTCTTTCTTGCGCTCGCTGAGCGGTTATCTTCTGTACAAGGGTTCGATAAAGCCACATGGGAAGAATTGGTGGCCCAGATGATGGCTCTTAGCCCTAAGCCCTCTCTACTGCTTAACCCAAAAGCTTATTCAAAGTTGACCACCCAAGGAGAGGTCGAGTGGGTAACGAGAACGCTTGCAGCTGTTTCGTCTGGGTCTAAGTTTGAGAGTGCAGAAGACGCAGCCAAGATTGCATGGGGCCAGGCGTTTATCTATACCATCACCATCCCGGGGCTTCATTCAAACTTCCGAGAGCGTTCCGCTAGCATCCTATCAGAAGTTCATCTTAAACGAGTAGGATTCTTCGGACGCATCATAATAGATTCTTTGTGGAGCTGGATACTTTCCTTGAGAACTTCTGAGAAAGAATCTGCACCTGTTTCTGCAGGATCGGAAAGCCTGAAATTCCTTCATTTGGTAGTGAAAGCCATTTGTTCACCAGTATCAAGTCTTCCGGAACCAGAGAAAGCTTCTTCAGAGTTGAAGAACCAGCTTATCGAGCTCATCGTCATTGGCCGTCCTGAGCTGATCCCGAATGTCTCATGGATTACGCTATGCCTGAGAACTGGTATCGACCCTGGCAACCTCGTCCGCGAATTCGCCGATGAGTCTATGAATCAATTGACACGGGTGCATGATGACCCAGTTCAATCCAGGGTTCCTCAAGTTGACGATGCTATCTGGAGCGCAGCCGGCGAGTTGGCTTTCGTGGCGCCTGACGCTATGGTGTCCCGGCTTGTGGCTCAGATCAAGGACGATTTGGATGTTTCACGTGTGTCCAAGTTCACTCCAACCGACGTTGCTATTGCTCGGACCCCCGAAGGAACCATGTTTGTTGATGTCCTCAGCACTAAGTCGAAGCCTGCTTTCGACAAGAACACTAAAGACTATGACATTCTCAAGTGGGAAGAGGAGTTACGAGTACAACTGGCGGAGAAAAAGGGccagaaacagaagaaactGACCGCAGACGAGCAATCTAAAGTCAAAGCCCAGCTCGCGAAAGAGTCCAAGATTCGTGAAGAAGTTCTGCGGGCAGTTAAAAGGATTGAAAGAGGCGCTGGGATCATGCAGGGTCTTGCAAGCGGTCCGGCAGTCGAAGCGGATGGCTGGATCAATACCGCAGTGGGATCTTTGTTGTCCCTCGTGAAGGCTGGTGCAGGCTTACTTGCCGGTGAGGTCGTGTCTAAGGCCTATACCAAGTGCGCGGAGAAGGTATCGTCACGCCTGGGCCCATTGCGAACCTCCGTGGGCGTTGCGACTCTGCGGGCACTTGGTAGGAGCCAACTTCCCCCCGAGATGGAAGCAGAACCCCTCGGTCAACTTGTGACAAGGATTCTTTATCGTCTGCGGTTTGCATCCGAGCAACGTCCTTTTGATGTCACATCTCTGGCATACATCCTTCCATTGGTTCTCCTTGTTCTTAGTGGAAACGGAATTGATGAACAaaagggagaggaggaaggggaacaAGTACTGCTTGCGCTTGAGTTTATGTCCTTCCATTCGGGGTCATTCACCGACGAACGTCTCCCTCGTGCTGAAGTTCTAGATCACTTGATCACATCAATGCAAAAGTACACGCAGCATTACAAATTGATTAAGGATACTCTATTCGATCTTTGCAGGTGTATCTCACCCACTCTAAACAATGCTGAGCTGGACATTCTTCTGCAGGGCGCCATCGTTTCAGATGCATCTGTTCGCACAGCTATACTACAGGCTATCGATGCCGAGATTGACCTGACCGACCTAGACTTCTCTGAACATATTTGGCTAGAATGCCATGACCATGTGGAAGAAAACGCCGAGATAGCCGAGACAATCTGGGATGATAATGCACTAGAAGTCGATGACTCTTCCTACGGTAAAATTATCCCGTACCTTGCCTCCAAGGACTCCCAGCTCCGCAATGCCGCTGCTCGTGCGTTGGCACATGCCCTTGAGTCTAACCCAGCCAAGTTTGATGAAGTATTTTCGGAACTGCAAGCTAAGTACGAAAGCGAGGCCAAGCCTAAGGTGCCGGAAAAGGATATATACGGGATGCCAAAGAAAATGGACATGGCCGATCATTGGGAATTCCGCAGCGGTATTGCTCTCGCTTTTACCGCCATGACGAACGGGTTCGAAGGCGAGCAGATCGTGTCTTTCCTCAGATTCTTGATCGAAAGAGGACCTCTGATTGACCGAAGCCCTGTGGTCAGAGCCCAGATGGCTGATAGCGGCAGATCTGTGATCGCCGAGCGTGGCCAGCACAAGGTTGAAGAATTGATGAATATCTTAGAAACGACTCTGGAAACATCAGATAAGGGAAGTGAAACCTCTGACCTTCTCAACGAGGCGGTGGTTGTTCTTTATGGCTCTTTGGCCCGGCATCTTAAAGCAGACGACCCGCGTTTGCAAACTGTTATCAAGAGGCTGCTTGCTACCCTCCCAACTCCTTCTGAATCTGTTCAATCCGCTGTCTCTGGATGCCTACCGCCTCTCATCAGACTGTCGGGCTCTCAAAGTGCTGGCTACGTGCAGGAAATGCTGGACCAGCTTTTGCAGTCCAAGAAATATGCCACTCAACGTGGAGCAGCCTACGGGCTTGCTGGCATTGTCAGTGGGAGGGGTGTCTTATCTTTGCGGGAATTCCAGATCATGGCCCATCTTCGCGCAGCCACTGAAAACAAGAAGGAGCCTCATCAGAGACAAGGTGCTCTATTGGCTTACGAACTTTTTGCGACAATCCTGGGTCGCACTTTTGAACCATATGTTATTCAGATTGTTCCGCAGCTTCTGGCTAGCTTCGGTGATCCCAATGCTGACGTTCGTGATGCTTGTCTTGATGCGGCGAAGGCTTGCTTTTCCAACCTCAGTTCGTATGGCGTCAAGAAAATCCTTCCTACCCTTCTTGACGGTCTTGATGATACACAATGGCGTAGTCAAAAGGGTGCTTGTGATCTGCTAGGTGCGATGGCTTACCTTGATCCGCAGCAACTAGCGGCAAGCCTGCCTGATATTATTCCTCCCCTCACGGTTGTCCTGAACGATACGCACAAGGAAGTGCGTAACGCTGCAAACCGAAGTCTCCAACGTTTCGGCGAGGTCATCAGTAACCCAGAGATCAAGAGCTTGGTTAACGTGCTTCTGAAAGCTCTCAGTGATCCAACGAAGCATACGGACGAGGCTTTGGATTCCCTTATCAAGGTTTCTTTCGTTCACTACCTGGATGCTCCTTCCCTGGCGCTTGTTGTTCGTATTTTAGAGCGTGGTCTTGGCGACAGATCGAATACAAAGCGGAAGTCTGCGCAAATTATTGGTAGTTTGGCCCATCTTACCGAGCGCAAAGATCTCACATCGCACTTGCCAATCATTGTCTCTGGACTACAACTGGCTATCGTCGATCCTGTACCCACTACTCGTGCTACTGCGTCCAAGGCCCTTGGATCACTTATTGAGAAACTTGGAGAAGATGCCCTTCCTGACCTCATTCCTAACCTTATGTCTACTCTCAAATCCGACACCGGCGCCGGTGATAGATTGGGATCTGCTCAAGCTCTTTCCGAGGTTCTGGCAGGATTGGGTACTACGAGACTCGAGGAGACGCTGCCTACTATACTACAGAACGTCTCCAGCTCGAAACCTGCTGTTCGTGAAGGTTTCATGACtctctttatcttccttCCAGCTTGTTTTGGTAACAGCTTTGCGACTTACCTGGGCAAGATTATCCCGCCTATCCTCTCTGGTCTGGCTGATGATGTGGAGTCAATACGCGAAACCTCTCTTAAAGCTGGTCGTTTGCTGGTTAAGAATTTCTCTTCTAAGGCTAttgatctccttctcccagaGCTGGAGCGCGGCCTTGCAGATGACAGTTACCGTATCCGGTTGAGCTCAGTTGAGCTGGTCGGtgatcttctcttcagcATTACTGGTATTACCGCCAAGGCggatggcgaagaagaggaggaagaagcacACCAGGCCGGACAGTCCTTGCTGGAGattcttggagaagaaagaaggaacagGGTTCTATCCGCCTTGTTCATCTGCCGCTGCGATACCTCGGGTCTTGTTAAGAGCGCAGCGATGGGTGTCTGGAAGGCGCTTGTTGCGTCTCCGAAAACACTTAAGGATATGGTGCCTACTCTATCCCAGCTTATTATTCGTCGTCTTGGATCCTCGAACATGGAACAGAAGGTCATTGCCAGTAATGCACTTGGAGATCTTATCAAAAAGGCCGGAGAAACTGTTCTCTCGAGTTTGCTTCCTTCCCTCGAGGAAGGGCTTCAAACGTCGCCAGATGTGGACGTTAAGCAAGGCATTTGCATTGCCCTGCGAGAGCTCATTACTTCCGCAACTGCTGAAGCCCTTGAGGATTACGAAAAAGTCCTCATCTCTACCGTTCGGGTGGCTCTTGTTGacaacgatgaagatgtgCGTGAGGCTGCTGCAGAAGCTTTCGACGCCCTACAGCAAATCCTGGGCAAGAAGGCTGTGGACCAGGTTCTGCCCCACCTTCTGCTACTATTGAGGAatgaggaagatgctgaGCAAGCGCTGTCGGCCCTTTTGACTCTTCTCACCGAACAAACACGGGCCAACATTATCCTTCCCAACCTTATCCCGACATTGCTCACCTCtcctatttcttctttcaatGCCAAGGCACTTGCTTCCCTTGCTGAGGTGGCAAGTTCTGCAATGACACGCAGACTTCCCACAATCCTGAACGCTCTGATGGACAACATCATATCAACTACAGACGATGCGATCCGCGACGAGCTGTGCAACGCATTCGACACTGTCTTGGTCTCAGTAGATGAATTCGATGGCCTGAATGTTGTCATGAATGTCATGCTGTCGCTAATGAAGCATGATGATCATCTGCGCCGTGCTCAGGCGGCAGTTCACCTGAACAAGTTCTTTTCGGATGCTACGATCGACTACTCTAGATATCACCAAGACTTGATTCGCGTCTTACTGATTTCCTTCGATGACAATGACAAGGCTGTGGTCAAGGCTGCATGGACGGCACTGAGTAGCCTAACATCCCATATGCGTAAAGAGGAAATGGAGGTGTTGGCTATCCCCACTCGTCAGGTTTTGCGGGGAGTGGGTGTCCCCGGAGCCAATCTTCCTGGTTTCAGCTTGCCAAAGGGCATCACCGCTATCCTGCCGATCTTCCTGCAGGCTCTTCTCAACGGCAGTGTTGAGCAGCGTACCCAGGCGGCTCTTGCCATTGGTGACATCATCGATCGTACTGCAGCAGATTCCTTGAAACTCTTCGTGACGCAGATCACAGGTCCTCTCATTCGAGTGGTGTCTGAGCGATCAGTAGATATTAAGT GCGCTATATTTTACACTCTGAACAAGCTTTTGGGGAAGATCCCGCTTGCTGTCAAGCCATTCCTGCCACAGCTTCAACGGACGTTTGCTCGAGGCCTGGCAGACACGACCAGCGAAACTTTGCGTGACAGGGCTGCCAAGGGTCTTGGAATTCTGATCACCTTGACTCCAAGAGTCGATCCCCTTATTGCCG AGCTTATTACGGGAACCAAGACCGCCGATGTTGGCGTCAGAAATGCCATGATGAAGGCTCTACAAGAGGTGGTTGGCAAGGCCGGTGCTAACATGAGCGAAGCTTCCAAGAATTCTATCCTGGCGCTCATCGATGACGACGCTAGCGATCAAACGG ATTCTGTGGCCATCACAAATGCCAAGTTGCTTGGTGCACTGGTGAAGGTTCTCCCTCCCGCGACTGCCACCCCTCTTATCAA GAACCGTGTGCTTACGACACACCCTACGCATGCATCAATTTTGGGGCTCAACGCCTTGCTTCTTGACTCTCCGTCATCCTTGACGGAGAATTTCGCTGCCGAAACGATCTCGGTTATCTGTCAGGGCGTGACAAACAAGGAT ACCTTCATTGCCGACAACAGTGTTCTAGCGGCTGGAAAATACCTGTTGATCGACGATGAACATCGTAGTTTCGAGAACAACAAGGCTATCTTCGAAGCCTTGGCACCATGCATTCAGCCAGGCGCGCCCTCCGACACGCGTCGTTTGGCGCTAGTTGTTATGCGGACGGTCAGCCGTCTTCATCCAGAGTTGACTCGGCCCCATCTGGCTCTGCTTGCGCCACCAATCTTCGCCAGCGTTCGCGACATGGTTATTCCCGTGAAATTGGCGGCCGAGGCTGCCTTCTTGGCCATCTTCTCCGTCGTGGAGTCAGAGAGTGCCGTATTTGATAAGTATATGGCTGGGCCGGGGGCCGAGCTTGCCCAAGGACCCAAACGGAGTATGTCGGACTACTTCAAACGAATTGCGCTACGTCTGGCTAGCCAATCCCGGGAACGCAAGGAAGCTGAGGGTGGCCAAGGTGGCCTGGGTCTCTCCAACGACGaagtggaggatgagaaagagTTGTGGAGTATTGGAAAGGTGGATTTGGGGGAAGGCCCCGTGGATGAATGA